A part of Aegilops tauschii subsp. strangulata cultivar AL8/78 chromosome 2, Aet v6.0, whole genome shotgun sequence genomic DNA contains:
- the LOC109759441 gene encoding alpha carbonic anhydrase 1, chloroplastic isoform X1, translated as MGSTRGGDASAIALLLLCACFLTSLACDGTDGAKFGYTGPLGPDHWGGLDPNFTQCAMGTYQSPVDIRTSDVVYNPMLGPLHREYTAANATLVDNIFNIALRCEDAAGTVQIDGVKYKLDNIHWHSPSEHTINGERFAVEQHMVHFSDDGNISVVSILYRLGRPDPFLMQLRDKLSELYVEACRAEKGAPIPAGVVNMWPLRRYANMYYRYVGSLTTPPCTENVIWNIHGRVREIAMGQAAALIAPLEEGYRRNNRPTQPLNGRTVQFYRRFWKKKGNGKP; from the exons ATGGGGAGTACTCGCGGCGGAGATGCATCAGCCATTGCTCTGCTGCTGCTGTGCGCTTGCTTTCTCACCTCCCTTGCATGTGACGGCA CAGATGGTGCCAAGTTTGGGTACACCGGTCCTCTTGGCCCCGATCACTGGGGGGGATTGGACCCCAACTTCACGCAGTGCGCCATGGGGACGTACCAGTCTCCGGTTGATATCAGGACCAGCGACGTGGTTTACAACCCGATGTTGGGGCCTCTTCACAGGGAATACACCGCTGCAAATGCTACCCTCGTAGACAACATCTTCAACATCGCG CTGCGATGCGAGGATGCTGCTGGGACGGTCCAGATCGACGGGGTGAAGTACAAGCTGGACAATATCCATTGGCACTCTCCTTCGGAGCACACCATCAACGGCGAAAG GTTTGCCGTGGAGCAGCACATGGTTCACTTCAGTGACGACGGCAACATATCCGTTGTGTCGATCCTGTACCGGCTCGGCAGGCCAGACCCCTTCCTCATGCAG CTGCGGGACAAGCTATCGGAGCTCTACGTGGAGGCCTGCAGGGCCGAGAAAGGTGCTCCGATCCCCGCCGGAGTCGTGAACATGTGGCCGCTGCGGCGTTACGCCAACATGTACTACCGGTACGTCGGGTCGCTGACCACGCCGCCGTGCACCGAGAACGTCATCTGGAACATCCACGGGAGG GTGAGGGAGATAGCGATGGGGCAGGCTGCCGCCCTGATCGCGCCCCTGGAGGAAGGCTACCGGCGCAACAACAGGCCGACGCAGCCGCTCAACGGCCGCACCGTGCAGTTCTACCGCAGGTTctggaagaagaaggggaacggGAAGCCGTAA
- the LOC109759441 gene encoding alpha carbonic anhydrase 1, chloroplastic isoform X2: MGSTRGGDASAIALLLLCACFLTSLACDGNGAKFGYTGPLGPDHWGGLDPNFTQCAMGTYQSPVDIRTSDVVYNPMLGPLHREYTAANATLVDNIFNIALRCEDAAGTVQIDGVKYKLDNIHWHSPSEHTINGERFAVEQHMVHFSDDGNISVVSILYRLGRPDPFLMQLRDKLSELYVEACRAEKGAPIPAGVVNMWPLRRYANMYYRYVGSLTTPPCTENVIWNIHGRVREIAMGQAAALIAPLEEGYRRNNRPTQPLNGRTVQFYRRFWKKKGNGKP; encoded by the exons ATGGGGAGTACTCGCGGCGGAGATGCATCAGCCATTGCTCTGCTGCTGCTGTGCGCTTGCTTTCTCACCTCCCTTGCATGTGACGGCA ATGGTGCCAAGTTTGGGTACACCGGTCCTCTTGGCCCCGATCACTGGGGGGGATTGGACCCCAACTTCACGCAGTGCGCCATGGGGACGTACCAGTCTCCGGTTGATATCAGGACCAGCGACGTGGTTTACAACCCGATGTTGGGGCCTCTTCACAGGGAATACACCGCTGCAAATGCTACCCTCGTAGACAACATCTTCAACATCGCG CTGCGATGCGAGGATGCTGCTGGGACGGTCCAGATCGACGGGGTGAAGTACAAGCTGGACAATATCCATTGGCACTCTCCTTCGGAGCACACCATCAACGGCGAAAG GTTTGCCGTGGAGCAGCACATGGTTCACTTCAGTGACGACGGCAACATATCCGTTGTGTCGATCCTGTACCGGCTCGGCAGGCCAGACCCCTTCCTCATGCAG CTGCGGGACAAGCTATCGGAGCTCTACGTGGAGGCCTGCAGGGCCGAGAAAGGTGCTCCGATCCCCGCCGGAGTCGTGAACATGTGGCCGCTGCGGCGTTACGCCAACATGTACTACCGGTACGTCGGGTCGCTGACCACGCCGCCGTGCACCGAGAACGTCATCTGGAACATCCACGGGAGG GTGAGGGAGATAGCGATGGGGCAGGCTGCCGCCCTGATCGCGCCCCTGGAGGAAGGCTACCGGCGCAACAACAGGCCGACGCAGCCGCTCAACGGCCGCACCGTGCAGTTCTACCGCAGGTTctggaagaagaaggggaacggGAAGCCGTAA